A genomic segment from Juglans regia cultivar Chandler chromosome 14, Walnut 2.0, whole genome shotgun sequence encodes:
- the LOC108998443 gene encoding uncharacterized protein LOC108998443, with translation MEDFNACIDNVGLSDMRYSGNRFSWCNGQEGTSRSWACLDRALISAEVISVFPEAHLEYLSRITSDHAPMVMRLKNPPSKYGSSPFKFQQMWVKHEAFMACVADVWEEEVEAIGMARLAIKLKKLKSRLRIWNREVFGSTLMNIKFLEERVEILEQKLQELFNDEDEQDYLVTNIELNSWKEREETRLRQQAKQYWLEKGEANASFFRAFNTQSKMQKQVGDLPDLSSMVNAVISDEDNESLCQLPSIQNVKDAVFSIPVDSSPGPDGFGSGFFQACWSIVWKDVVSHLAPMLKRIISPEQGAFIPSRSIFDNISLTQELANSINKQVRGGNIILKLDMEKAYDSVDWGFLLHVMAHFGFSRQMCGLIKQCISTPWFSVVMNGVPKGFFKSGRGLRQGDPISPYLFIIVEEILSRLLKVSFEERKIGFYLQPRGTPVISHLLYADDILVFANGSRKSVRAIRDTLSIHEQWSGQKIKNGNVSFWFDKWLDEGPLCSVIPMGDFPSLQVKDLKIENGWDVDMLSRLLGEELAEKVLEVLSKSREWADLLVWPENKDGKFSTKSAWNYVRVTASKVRWAEWVWLPCIPKNISVIMWKAFNNILSVDDKVRKLGIPIVSKCDCCLNGGYEDINHVLANGDIAKAVWNRVFVQIGLGRITGFSWQHLVEVWFTKASKASQMGQLLGIIPSIVTWSLRLRRCKARMDGVKDSAVTVWHNIKIWTVKMGEKL, from the exons atggaggattttaatgctTGTATTGATAATGTGGGGTTATCGGATATGAGATACTCGGGAAATCGGTTTTCGTGGTGTAATGGTCAAGAAGGAACCTCAAGGAGTTGGGCGTGCTTAGACAGGGCTCTTATTAGTGCTGAGGTGATTTCGGTGTTTCCAGAGGCCCATCTAGAATATTTGTCGAGGATTACCTCTGATCATGCACCTATGGTTATGAGATTAAAAAATCCTCCCTCAAAATATGGTTCTTCCCCTTTCAAATTCCAGCAAATGTGGGTTAAGCATGAGGCTTTTATGGCTTGTGTGGCGGATGTTTGGGAAGAAGAGGTAGAGGCGATTGGTATGGCTCGGTTggcaataaaattgaaaaaactaaaaagtaggTTAAGAATCTGGAATAGGGAGGTGTTTGGGTCTACgctaatgaatattaaattcttGGAAGAGAGAGTGGAGATCTTAGAGCAAAAATTGCAAGAGCTTTTTAATGATGAAGATGAGCAAGATTATTTGGTTACTAATATTGAACTAAATTCCTGGAAGGAACGGGAAGAGACCAGATTAAGGCAACAAGCTAAACAATATTGGCTTGAGAAAGGTGAAGCTAACGCAAGTTTTTTCCGGGCCTTTAATACTCAATCCAAAATGCAG AAGCAAGTGGGGGATTTACCTGACTTATCTTCGATGGTGAATGCTGTTATTTCAGATGAGGATAATGAGAGTTTATGCCAGCTCCCTTCAATCCAAAACGTGAAGGATGCAGTGTTCTCCATCCCTGTTGACAGCAGCCCAGGGCCAGATGGGTTTGGGTCTGGTTTCTTCCAAGCTTGTTGGTCCATTGTTTGGAAGGATGTG GTGAGTCACCTAGCTCCGATGCTCAAACGCATAATATCCCCTGAACAGGGAGCTTTCATTCCAAGCCGAAGCATTTTTGACAACATAAGCCTCACTCAGGAATTGGCAAATAGTATCAACAAGCAGGTTCGGGGTGGCAACATAATCCttaagttggatatggagaaagcaTATGATAGTGTAGATTGGGGATTTCTTTTACATGTTATGGCCCACTTTGGTTTCTCTAGGCAGATGTGTGGTTTAATTAAACAATGCATTTCGACTCCGTGGTTTTCAGTTGTCATGAATGGGGTACCAAAAGGTTTCTTTAAAAGTGGACGAggtttgaggcaaggagatcctATCTCCCCGTATCTTTTCATCATTGTTGAAGAAATCCTATCTAGATTGCTTAAGGTGAGTTTTGAAGAGAGGAAAATTGGATTCTATTTGCAACCGAGAGGGACCCCAGTGATTTCGCACTTATTGTATGCCGATGACATTCTTGTTTTTGCTAATGGGAGTAGAAAGTCAGTGAGAGCTATAAGGGATACTTTGTCGATACATGAGCAATGGTCAGGACAAAAG ATTAAGAATGGGAATGTTTCGTTCTGGTTTGATAAGTGGCTGGATGAGGGTCCTCTGTGTAGCGTGATCCCTATGGGTGACTTCCCAAGTTTACAGGTAAAagacttaaaaatagaaaatggctGGGATGTTGATATGTTAAGTCGGCTACTGGGGGAAGAATTAGCTGAAAAAGTTTTGGAGGTTTTAAGCAAAAGTAGAGAATGGGCTGACTTGCTTGTATGGCCAGAAAACAAAGATGGAAAATTTTCTACAAAGAGTGCATGGAACTATGTTCGAGTTACTGCCTCTAAGGTTAGATGGGCTGAGTGGGTATGGCTTCCTTGTATTCCTAAAAATATTTCTGTTATTATGTGGAAAGCTTTCAATAACATACTAAGTGTGGATGATAAAGTTAGAAAGCTTGGAATTCCTATAGTCTCAAAATGTGACTGCTGTTTGAATGGTGGATACGAAGACATAAATCATGTGCTTGCAAATGGGGATATTGCAAAGGCAGTGTGGAACAGAGTGTTTGTGCAGATAGGTTTGGGAAGAATTACAGGATTTTCATGGCAACATTTAGTAGAGGTTTGGTTTACTAAGGCATCAAAAGCATCTCAAATGGGGCAACTGCTGGGGATAATTCCTTCCATTGTCACTTGGTCCCTCAGGCTGAGAAGATGTAAGGCACGAATGGATGGAGTTAAAGATTCAGCTGTCACTGTTTGGCATAATATCAAGATATGGACTGTAAAAATGGGAGAAAAACTTTAA
- the LOC108998483 gene encoding 18.5 kDa class I heat shock protein-like: MSPIRVFIIGGRRSNIFDPFTLKFWDSYGDFPLRSSLTSIHFPACSRKTSAFANVRIDWKETPEAHLLKADLPGLKKEEVKVEVEDGRVLQISGERNLENEDKNDTWHRLERTSGKFLRSLRIPKNAKMNQIKVAMENGVLTVTIPKEEVKKPNVRAVEISG, translated from the coding sequence ATGTCGCCGATTCGAGTATTTATAATTGGGGGCCGACGAAGCAACATCTTCGATCCTTTTACTCTCAAATTCTGGGACTCTTACGGAGACTTTCCTCTTCGTTCTTCACTAACTTCTATCCATTTTCCTGCATGTTCTCGAAAAACCTCAGCTTTTGCCAACGTCCGAATCGACTGGAAGGAGACACCAGAAGCCCACTTACTCAAAGCGGATCTTCCGGGACTGAAGAAAGAGGAAGTGAAGGTTGAAGTTGAAGACGGAAGAGTGCTTCAGATAAGCGGAGAGAGGAATTTGGAGAATGAAGACAAGAACGACACATGGCATAGGCTGGAGCGCACCAGTGGCAAGTTTTTGAGGAGTCTCAGGATTCCGAAGAATGCAAAGATGAATCAGATTAAAGTTGCAATGGAGAATGGAGTTCTCACCGTAACGATTCctaaagaagaagtgaagaagccGAATGTCAGGGCTGTTGAGATTTCTGGCTAA
- the LOC108998442 gene encoding 17.6 kDa class I heat shock protein-like, with the protein MHWKETTFVLHARVDGYNNEEVSVQFRGKRVLFIIAESPSCGRFMKRIQLPEDVNVGQTKTVVADEMSMMISSSFRHGCTNIMDPFSVIMHWQETTFVLHARVDGYNNEEASVQFRDKRVLFIIAESPSCGRFMKRIQLPEDVNVGQTKTVVADGMLIKIIVPKGNVNQPQIRLRNNSAIIASVSRRHRGCFFW; encoded by the exons ATGCACTGGAAAGAAACAACTTTTGTCCTCCACGCACGTGTCGATGGTTACAACAACGAAGAGGTGAGCGTGCAGTTCAGAGGCAAAAGGGTTTTATTCATCATCGCGGAAAGTCCAAGTTGTGGAAGGTTCATGAAGAGGATCCAACTGCCGGAGGATGTGAATGTGGGACAAACCAAGACGGTGGTTGCTGACG AAATGTCGATGATGATTTCAAGCAGTTTCCGTCACGGATGCACCAACATCATGGACCCATTCTCTGTCATT ATGCACTGGCAAGAAACAACTTTTGTCCTCCACGCACGTGTCGATGGTTACAACAACGAAGAGGCGAGCGTGCAGTTCAGAGACAAAAGGGTTTTATTCATCATCGCGGAAAGTCCAAGTTGTGGAAGGTTCATGAAGAGGATCCAACTGCCGGAGGATGTGAATGTGGGACAAACCAAGACGGTGGTTGCTGACGGTATGCTGATCAAGATCATCGTACCCAAAGGGAATGTGAATCAGCCCCAGATCAGATTGAGAAATAACTCTGCAATAATAGCCAGCGTCTCAAGACGACACCGTGGCTGTTTTTTCTGGTAG